TAAAAGAGAGTCTTCGACACATGCAACTTCCACTACATGCCCACCATTTATGACACTTTGAGTAGTTACAATACAAGTTAAACTGCCATGCATGTACTGTTTCCAGTCTAGTGGCATGCGCTGCCAAGCACGCGTACCTCGAGCTCTGAGGTCATGGAGGGACCACCTGAGACGCtaccggaggaggaggaggaggaagagagggtAGCACGGATCACCTTCAGGGGAGGGTAGGCTGGCGGTTCAGGGTCCTTGGAGATCTCTGTGGGGCTAACCTCTCCCTCCCCTGGGAGCCTTATCGCTCCGAATGGAACCTGTAACACACATACATTTCTTTGCAGTAGCTCGTGTCTGTCCAAAGCTTTGAATGTTACACGGTTGTTTCATTTGGGTTTTATTACACCGTTGTACAGTATGCAAAGCAACAAATGAAGACATGATTTGAACACAGATCAGAAACGAAACCACATGCTGTGTATGGATTTCAGGGATTTCAGCCACCACAGCGACACACTGAAACAAAGCCGTGAGTACCTCCTGCACTGGCTCGATGCTCAGGTCCATGAAATGTCCAATCTCAGCCATTCTGTGTAGGTAGCGGTTGTTAGGGAGTGTATTAAGTGGTATCCAGTCAGAATcctacaaagaagaaaaaacggCTGACATTCTGACTACACTATACTAATCAGCCTCCCGAGTGTCTATTGAGGGCGTACTAACACAGAAACAGCACAaagtctgtttattattattatttgtttatttagcagacgcctttatccaaggtgacgtacagagactagggtgtgtgaactgtgcatcagctgcagagttacaataacgtctcacccgaaagacggagcacaaggaggttaagtgacttgctcagggtcacacaatgagtcagtggctgaggtgggatttgaactggggacctcctggttacaagcccttttctttaaccactggaccacacagcctccttgtttgTGACAATGTGAGCACAAAGTGGACCAACAGCTCCATGAAAGACCTTTCCAAAGATACTTCCTGTTTGCTGATGGCAGCTACAGAAAAAGCCAGCATTACGCCCCGGACAGAGGCTCAGGCACgggcccctccccctccccctccccctccccctccccctccctccacccACCTGCACATTCCTTGGAAAAGAATGTTCacataagaaataaacaaatcactTGAATTCAGAACGCAAACTAAAAGATCAGTAGGCCTAATTATTGTTACGTACCTGTTTAAAGGCAATGAtaccattttacattttacaattgtcGTAAAATTGAACTAGACTATGCCACTTTAAGGTGACATACGCAGTACTATATGAATGTTTgcgtttaatttgtttttcactACTCTGTATATATAACCTAACTCAGCCTAAGTGGGGCCCCCCATGGCCTGGGATCCTGGGCAATTGCCCTGGTTGCTCGCCCCTAAAATCACCTCTGGTTCCAGATACAGCATTAAGCAGTCTGTGCTGTTTCACAGTAAACAATACATACGAAGTCAAACCATACCCTGCGTCTcgcttttgcttttttgtttgatttcacGTGcagctcgtcctcctcctcctcctcctcttcccctACTCCCAGGACAGACTGGGCTAGCAGAGCCTGAGTATCGGCTCCCCTGGTTCTCTCAAGGTCTGTCTGCTGGCTGGCAGTGTACTTCGtgcagcacagcagcagcagaatcTGTGAGCGTTGGGTCAAGGGGTAAAGGGCAAAGTGCGACGGGGAAAGCAATGGTTCAAAAGGAAGACAGATATTCTCTTGTTTGTGAAGACAGCagctctgtgtgtttcttccttcGTTAATACAGGTTTGAATTTGATATGTTCTTAAAAGTGCATCACCCCATAAAAAGGTTGACAAATAATAATGCACAATACACACAATGACAGTACGTAAATTGcgttttttattttgcaaaggaTACAGCAGTGTCCAGGGCTGCACAGCCCAGCGAGTTCAGTAACCACGGCAACGCTTTCAGGATGTACTTGAGCTGTTTGTCGTGGAATAAGATGGCTGCTGCATAGAGGACACTGGCCAAGATGGAGAACACCTGAGACCAGATAAGGACTGCAGAGAACATCCTCGCTTTGTACTGAGAGAAACACCCGGGGGTTAGCTTACACACAGAAGGGTTACGTCTCAAATGGTACGCATGATCTCTATTGCTTTGTGTTTTACTACTTATAGAGATACTGTAATTACATCTCAACACAGCAATGCTGCACAGCACAGTATAAAATAGAGGGGGATAGAGACTGTAATTACATCTCAACACAGCAACGCTGCACAGGACAGCTGCTTGGTAGGCTCTCACTACAATACTGACACAATTATTTTCGTTATTTCTACACGTCTCATAATTGCACTTAAACTCTCAGAAATGATTCCCATATTGGTACTTGTGATGCCCTTATTTAATAATGTCAATGCAGTCGTGATGTTAAgttaaagcaacaaaaaaaaactttcaggaTGGGCCGAGTGAGCATGAAAATGATTAACCTGAAATtctaaactataataataatgaaaaacttTAATATAGGTTTctattattttaatgtgcatacAAATCACTTTGACCATAAAAGTGtggatatgaaaaaaaaacagaacaatcagAAGTTGTTTTCACACTTGCAGAACAAACAACAAGTTAGATGCTACTCACTGCTCTGGAGATGTGAGAAAACTTAGCCGTCCAGCAGATAATGAACGCCACCAAGCCCAGTGCATAGCCCAGGATTTCTGTGTTATCCTGAGAAGAGAAACCACACCTGGAGATCCTAAACTAGAGGAAAGGTCCAGTACAAGTCTGCTTAACCTAGCTCCTTCAGATTCAGTGTTTGTGACAAGACAAATCTGCAGGAAAGTTTATAAagttaataaaattaaacaaatgaatgcGAGTCTCTGTATCTCTTATTATTGCCACCTGCAATTCTACATAAAGACCATTAGGAGGCACTGTCATCCACTGTGATTCCTTTCCTAGTAGAACTGTAATAACCATGTGCCTGTCAGATCCTGCTCTTACCTGCAATTGTGTCCACAAGGCTCGGCACTGTTGAGAaggtttactgtatttattttttgttcctagCTCTTATCTGACACAGGAGGGgtgattattatgtatttaaaattggAAAACTAAATATTAGTAATAAAAGTCATAATGCTAAGAAGTGTGACTCAGTTACCTGCAGAAATGTGGTTAGCAGGCGTCTCCCGGTCCCATGAAACTCGTTCTCAAAGGGCTTGCTTTGAAATGTGGTTTTTGAGATGTAGTACCCTGATCCCACAGCAAGGGGCAGTGTGACGGCAAACACATTCCTATTCCGCCTCCTCTTCTTGAGTTTCTTCCTGCTTCCTGAACGTGAAACGAAACGATTCAAATCACAGTAAGATTCCTTTTCAGGGTTGCCCACTATACCTCATAGACCATACAGAGCACTTGAATCGCATCACATACACAACTCTGTGCATATCTATACAGCAAGCCGGCCCCTGTTCCTTCCTCTCCTAGTCCCAACTGAAAGTGCTTTGAATCTGGGACTGCTCCCATTTCCCCCTGGATCACCAGAATTAGCCCCAGTAGCTGATTGTTTATTTCCATTCACACATACTGTACCTCCGCTGGTTGAAGTCTCCCATTTACAGACAGGGAAGAAAATGAGGATGAAGTAAAGAATGTCTACAGCGGTCAAGTAGGCTCCGGTAAAGACCTAGAATTGAAACAAAGAGGAAAGACATCCGTGGATAATGGAGGTTAGGGCTAGAAACCACGAGCCCTGGTCATGTAGAGATCCGCTTATTAAATAATAGAACAGTGAATGAGAGCTTTCTCAGGTACTGTACCTGTACAGTGAGCTGTTTTGCTAAGAGGGCTCCCAGGGTGTTGCACATGTTCCCCAGAAAGCTGTAGATGGTGATGAACGCAGAGCTGCTAGAGTGGACTGGCTTCTTCTGGCACTGCAGACATATCAGCCTGAAACAAAGCAACAGCCTTCATTCCAATAATCTGCTCTGCAAAATGAGTCTGCAAACTCCTTCTTGTGTGCTTGCAACAGCAATCACACGtttcccataaaggccagtttatTTGTGCAAATCTTGTGAGTTTCCATTGTAAGTAATGTTTCAGTTGTATCCTATGTATGCTGAAAGGATTTATGCAAGCTTACCCCTTATAAAATCTTACCAAGGTGTTTCTGCACAgaatttttgcagttttctcatgtttttcccatggctatactatgcatttactttaGTTTAGCCTGGGTTGCCATGTttctttaatatgctttaccatacctcgctattctttacaatgcatacctatgctttcccatgttttcactgtgctttattacagtaCACTTTGCTTCgcttttacaatggtaaacttttaagTGACTATATACGCTGCTTAGTAAGTTTGAGTGAATGTTTGTATTGAAAATATGCACCTGTTTTCTAATTAATTAAATTGCCTTTCATTCATCAAACCAAAAAGCAAGGCAGACAAATGCAATCTGCGGAAATGCTTTGTGCGTGGGAGGACCCCCTGTATAGTAGAATGACCCTCATCAGTGACCTTCTTCAGATTTCTTTGACATACTGAATGACACATCCAGTTCCAAGCTGGAACAATAGCTTTGCAAGGGCAGCAATGCTTTGTTCAAAATGTATGTCAGCAGAAACTGGCCATGAAGATTCGCTGTAGGTTTGTAAGAATTGTGTCAAGGCCTAATAATCAGTCCTACATTGGAAATAGACAAACAACTAAAAGCTATTCTGAGACATACTCTTACATCGAGGCCAGCAGTAATAGCACCATGGCCTGGTTATGAGGACATTCTGATTGCTTTTATCAGGCTCTTCTGAGGAGGTATTTCAGCTACTGCCTCAATGCCCATGGCTCTGACATCACTTGTCATTTATTGTTGCAAAACAAACTTTTCTTCAGAGCAAGGGAGTGACAACCACCAACTGACAGAGAACTTTATTATTATgatcagaattattattattattattattattattattgttgttgttgttgttgttgtttatcacTCTGAAATACTTTGCCAGTGCCAGTGTTGTTGTTGGTACAATTCACAATCACGAGAGGATTCATTCATCGCCCTCTTTATATATTCAGATAAAGgtcaattctgttttaaagcaACATATTTTCAGGATGAATGTTGATCTGAATATGCTGAGAAATGGCTCAAGACATTTGACCAATCAGTAgcaatcattttattaaataataatacgaCTCTCTCGCTGCTTTCCAAATTGGAATATTGCACAGGCAGAGGAGCTTCGTTTCTATATAAATTACTTTACTATGCtgtacatattaaaaaataaacagacacctCGCGGTGTTCTTTAACATTCCAATGCTCTGCAACAGCGGACATGCACGCAAACATTGCAACAGCCTCAAagagagcgtctgctaagaaataaataaataaataaataaataaataataggcttTGACTTCCCGGACCGCGGTGGAAATGATCAGTATGAGTGAGATGTGACAATAACCTAAGTGACATAATAATCAGGTGCGTGTCCCTATTGAGCGCTAATACACAGCAGATAAGATACTCCAATGTGGCGATAAAAAGCAGGCGGGGTTGACTGTATTATCC
The sequence above is drawn from the Acipenser ruthenus chromosome 12, fAciRut3.2 maternal haplotype, whole genome shotgun sequence genome and encodes:
- the tmem44 gene encoding transmembrane protein 44 isoform X2, translated to MMGDVGELADSALNQTGGLDVSEIISLWHKEYLTKCFANEKVCMSFGLWVISAFLWIVAHTMLICLQCQKKPVHSSSSAFITIYSFLGNMCNTLGALLAKQLTVQVFTGAYLTAVDILYFILIFFPVCKWETSTSGGSRKKLKKRRRNRNVFAVTLPLAVGSGYYISKTTFQSKPFENEFHGTGRRLLTTFLQDNTEILGYALGLVAFIICWTAKFSHISRAYKARMFSAVLIWSQVFSILASVLYAAAILFHDKQLKYILKALPWLLNSLGCAALDTAILLLLCCTKYTASQQTDLERTRGADTQALLAQSVLGVGEEEEEEEDELHVKSNKKAKARRRDSDWIPLNTLPNNRYLHRMAEIGHFMDLSIEPVQEVPFGAIRLPGEGEVSPTEISKDPEPPAYPPLKVIRATLSSSSSSSGSVSGGPSMTSELEQNYLEALNREQWDFEDVTEDWSKDKRPQNVGVSQEVFPIQDWASLPLDNSVIQTESDFWFCHGNVEMTEERAAAILADYERENRRSGK
- the tmem44 gene encoding transmembrane protein 44 isoform X3; its protein translation is MMGDVGELADSALNQTGGLDVSEIISLWHKEYLTKCFANEKVCMSFGLWVISAFLWIVAHTMLICLQCQKKPVHSSSSAFITIYSFLGNMCNTLGALLAKQLTVQVFTGAYLTAVDILYFILIFFPVCKWETSTSGGSRKKLKKRRRNRNVFAVTLPLAVGSGYYISKTTFQSKPFENEFHGTGRRLLTTFLQFRISRCGFSSQDNTEILGYALGLVAFIICWTAKFSHISRAYKARMFSAVLIWSQVFSILASVLYAAAILFHDKQLKYILKALPWLLNSLGCAALDTAILLLLCCTKYTASQQTDLERTRGADTQALLAQSVLGVGEEEEEEEDELHVKSNKKAKARRRDSDWIPLNTLPNNRYLHRMAEIGHFMDLSIEPVQEVPFGAIRLPGEGEVSPTEISKDPEPPAYPPLKVIRATLSSSSSSSGSVSGGPSMTSELEWDFEDVTEDWSKDKRPQNVGVSQEVFPIQDWASLPLDNSVIQTESDFWFCHGNVEMTEERAAAILADYERENRRSGK
- the tmem44 gene encoding transmembrane protein 44 isoform X1; protein product: MMGDVGELADSALNQTGGLDVSEIISLWHKEYLTKCFANEKVCMSFGLWVISAFLWIVAHTMLICLQCQKKPVHSSSSAFITIYSFLGNMCNTLGALLAKQLTVQVFTGAYLTAVDILYFILIFFPVCKWETSTSGGSRKKLKKRRRNRNVFAVTLPLAVGSGYYISKTTFQSKPFENEFHGTGRRLLTTFLQFRISRCGFSSQDNTEILGYALGLVAFIICWTAKFSHISRAYKARMFSAVLIWSQVFSILASVLYAAAILFHDKQLKYILKALPWLLNSLGCAALDTAILLLLCCTKYTASQQTDLERTRGADTQALLAQSVLGVGEEEEEEEDELHVKSNKKAKARRRDSDWIPLNTLPNNRYLHRMAEIGHFMDLSIEPVQEVPFGAIRLPGEGEVSPTEISKDPEPPAYPPLKVIRATLSSSSSSSGSVSGGPSMTSELEQNYLEALNREQWDFEDVTEDWSKDKRPQNVGVSQEVFPIQDWASLPLDNSVIQTESDFWFCHGNVEMTEERAAAILADYERENRRSGK